A region of the Acidimicrobiales bacterium genome:
GATGGCGTTGTTGGCATCCATCAGCTCGGCGGCGAGCCGCTCGGCCATGGTGCGTTCACGACGGTTGCGGGCGAAGCTCACCAGCCAGCGGATCGACAGCGTGGTGGCGCGGCGGGGGCGGACCTCGACGGGCACCTGGTAGGTGGCGCCGCCGACGCGGCGGCTCTTGACCTCGAGCTGCGGCTTGATGTTGTCGACCGCGCGCTTGACGACGGTCAGGGCGTCGCCGCCCGACTTCTCGGCGACGATCTCAAGGGCGTCGTAGACGATCTTCTCGGCCGTCGACTTCTTGCCTCGTTGCAGCACCTTGTTGACGACCTGTGTGACCAGAACCGACTTGTAGACCGGGTCGGGCATCAGGTCACGACGAGGTGCGGGGCCCCTGCGCGGCATCGGACTCAGCCTTCTTTCTTGGCGCCGTAGCGGCTACGGGCCTGCTTGCGGTCGCGGACACCGGCGGTGTCGAGCGTGCCGCGGATGATCTTGTAGCGGACGCCGGGGAGGTCGCGGACGCGGCCACCGCGGACGAGCACGATGGAGTGCTCCTGCAGGTTGTGCCCTTCACCGGGGATGTAGGCCGTGACCTCAACCCCGCCGGTGAGGCGGACACGGGCGACCTTGCGGAGCGCCGAGTTCGGCTTCTTGGGCGTGTGGGTGAACACGCGGGTACAGACGCCACGCCGCTGGGGCGCGCCCTTCAGTGCCGGTGTCTTCACTTTCGACGTCTTGGACTGCCGACCCTTGCGGACCAGCTGCTGGATGGTGGGCACTCATACCTCGCGAGCAACGGTGGCGTAATGAATTCGAGGGGATTGGCGTCTGCGCGCGGAGGGCGCAAGGCCAGCCAGGCATCCTACGGCCGCCACGGACTACCGGGCAAAACATCCACTGCGCGCTACCGCCCGCAGGAACCCAAACAGTATACGGCTTTCTCGGCGCAGCCGAGGCTGCTTGGGGCGCCGACACTGGCCGTGGCAGCCAGTGCTAACGCGTCGCTAAGCCCCACGGGATCTGCTGTGGTGATCACGCAGGCCCGGTCGGCGGACTCGGGGGCACAGTGAGGCGGTTGTCGTGAGCAACTTCAGGCGGATCTTCGATCGACTCCAGACCAGCAACGGTGGGCACGCCCCCGTCGCGGCGGAGCCGACCCTCCGACGGCTGGTCCTCGTCGCGCCCTTCTGGGCGTGGTGGACGGAGCTCGGCCAGGCCTGCGAGGCCTACCGCCGGCTCGTCGACCGGCTGAGCACGGCACCGACGAGTGGCGTGGCGTCGTTCATCCACGACTTCCCCCGGGAGGCGGACGACCGGAAGCTGCACGACAAGCTGGCCGCGGCCGGAGCGGACGGCCGCCACCTCTACCCGGTGTGGCACTGGCTGACGGACCAGCACGGCGAGGGGTACGAGGTCGAGTGGAACGACGTCGGCTCCGCGGCCGCCGAGGCGGCGCGGCACACCGTGGCGGAGGGGCTCCGCTGCTGCGAGGAGGGCTGGATCCCGAAGGTGGCCGACGATTGCCGCGAGCTGATGGCCGACCAGCTGAACCTGTTCGGCGTCCGGTTCTTCTTCGACCACGTCCGCTTCAACGAGTTCCTGTGCGAGGTGGGAGCGTCGGACGACCACCGCCCCGACCTGGCCCCCGACCCGATGCCGCCCTACACGGTGTGCATCGACCTGCGCTTCGACATCAAGGTCGACGCCTACTGGACGTTCGCCACCCTGTCGCTGTGGAGCGACAGTCCCGTTCGCCACGACATCGCCCCTCCCGGCAGCAGACGGGACGCGGAGGGGTCCGACGACCTGACCCTCACCGAGGTCAAGGACAGGCGCGCTGCCTTCGAGTCGATCACCCGGCGGTTCGAGTGCTTCCTCCACGGGCCCACCCCGATCGGCGGCGCGCCGCCCGACGACCCCGATCCCGACCGCCACGGCCTCGGGTGGAAGCGACCGCGGCTCGAGGTGTTCGACGGTGCCTACCGGTCGCCGCGCTTCTGGTTCGCCGTGCCGACCGACCGGCCACCGTCGTCCCTGTCGTACTGGGACGAGGACGACGACGCCAACCGGATCGTCGGCCCGCTCACCGAGCGCTTCCTGGAGCTGACCGACCCGCGGGCCGACTCCGTCGCCGTCGCCCGCGTGCACGGCGAGTACCTCGTCCAGCGTCGCTTCATCCACGACCTCCACGGGACCTCCTCGGTCGGGGACGAACCGACCTACCTCCTGCTGCCGGGCCAGGGCGGCCAGGACGACAAGGATGACCTCGAAGAGACCGGCTACCTGATCGCCCGTGCGCTGCTCGAGCTCGAGTGGCGCGCCGCGACCGTGCTGTTCGAGGTCGACAGCGAGCTCGAGGTGGCCAGGACCCACGTCAGGATGTACGAGAGCAACGCCCGGCAGGCGGGCGTCCTGCTCGACGCCCTGGTCCTCCACCTCCCGGGCACCAGCGGGCGCAGCATGGAGGTCGTCCACACCAGCATCGAGCTCGTCCACCAGGCGCTTCTGCAGGGCATCGCCGACTTGGCCGACATGGCGAACCTCATCCAGGCTGCGGTCAGGAAGGTCGGCGACGGGGCTGACGAGCTCATGGCCGGCTTCGACCGGCGCCTCGACCAGCGGGCCATCCCGCACCGGGTCGACATCCGGGCGGCCCTGGCGGAGCGGGGCCTGTTCAGCCGGCTCCAGGAGCAGGCCATCGACGACATGGCCCTGGCCGAGCGGGTGCAGACCCGGTACCAGTCGCTGCTCCAGGAGATCACGATGGCGTTCGAGGAGCGCCGCGTCCGCGAGGCCGACAAGCTGGAGCGCTCGTCGTGGACCATCGCGCTCCTGTTCGGCATCGTCGGCGTGGTCACCGCGCTGGAGGCCACGCTGAACTTCCACTGGAACTCACCACCGGACCGCGTCCTCGGTGCGACGAGCCTGGCGGTCGGTGGGGCCGCCTTCGTCGTGCTCGTCGCGATCCTCGGCGGCCTCTACCGCTTCCGCCGGGTCGGCACGCTGGGCACCGGGCCGTTCCGGCAGCGGTACCACAAGGTCTGGTCGTTCCTGGCGGCAACGTCGACCGACTCGCTGCACCGGTTGAAGGTGGAGGTCGAGAATCACCCTCCCGAGGCTCGGCGGCTGTGGAACGAGGCCGACCGGCGGCTGAGCGCGGACCTCGCCCGGCTCTGGGATGCCCAGCCCCCGGCGCAGCCCCGCCCGTGGCTGCGCGCCGACGACCCGCAGGGCTCCGAGCCAGCCCTCCGCCCCTGCGGCCTCGAGCGCGACCAGGAGGTGAAGCGCCTGGCCGAGCAGGCGGAGTCGTTCGTGTGCGAGACGCTCCTCGTCAGCGAGCGGACCCCGCGCCTCAACCAGTTCGCGCTGCCCCGGTTCACCCTCCTCTACCGACTCCTGTCGACCACGCGCGCCCACGTGCACGCCAACCCGGCACCGCGGTTGGTGTCGGACTTCGACGTCTACACGTCGCTCTTGAACGCCGGGTTCCCCGCCGACCGCTGGGAGACCTACCTGACCTGGGAGCGCGAGCTCCTCGACCGCGAGCAGCGGCTGACCGGAGCCGGGGCCGTGCAGGCGAGGGTGCTGCTCGGACACGTGAAGGCGACTGGCGTCCGCCACGGGCTGACCGACGTGCAGGCCGACGGCGTCGTCTGCCGGATGTGGAACGACATCGAGGCGTGGCGTGGTTGACGGCGGGGGGCTTTCGTGTTCCCATGAGAGCGCTCTCATGGGTCGTTCACGCGCTTTCCCCGAGGGCTTCCTGTGGGGAGCCTCCACGTCCGCCTACCAGATCGAAGGCGGCGTCGACGTCGACGGTCGTGGCGCGTCCGTCTGGGACACCTTCGCCGCCGCCGGTCATTGCCGCGGCGACACCGGGGCGGTCGCCGCCGACCACCGGCACCGCATGGGCGACGACGTCGCCCTCCTGGCGGCGCTCGGCGTGCCGGCGTACCGCTTCTCCGTCGCCTGGCCGCGGGTGCAGCCCACGGGCGAGGGGCCTGCCAGCCCCACGGGACTGGGCTTCTACGACCGGCTCGTCGACACGCTG
Encoded here:
- the rpsG gene encoding 30S ribosomal protein S7, with amino-acid sequence MPRRGPAPRRDLMPDPVYKSVLVTQVVNKVLQRGKKSTAEKIVYDALEIVAEKSGGDALTVVKRAVDNIKPQLEVKSRRVGGATYQVPVEVRPRRATTLSIRWLVSFARNRRERTMAERLAAELMDANNAIGSAVKRKEDMHKMAESNKAFAHYRW
- the rpsL gene encoding 30S ribosomal protein S12; this encodes MPTIQQLVRKGRQSKTSKVKTPALKGAPQRRGVCTRVFTHTPKKPNSALRKVARVRLTGGVEVTAYIPGEGHNLQEHSIVLVRGGRVRDLPGVRYKIIRGTLDTAGVRDRKQARSRYGAKKEG